In one window of Burkholderia cenocepacia DNA:
- a CDS encoding TetR/AcrR family transcriptional regulator produces the protein MKPQRLTREQSRDQTRERLLKAAHRIFLKKGYVAASVEDIAAAAGYTRGAFYSNFRSKSDLLLELLERNHEEVQADFVAIFEGGGTREQMESMSLAYYRTLFRDDEYSLLWGEAKLQAARDAKFRVRFNQFLHGKRVQMAEFIQRFAERSGTPLLLPADTLAFGLMCLCDGVQSYYTADPQHVSADVAESVLGGFFARVVLGRAPD, from the coding sequence ATGAAACCACAGCGCTTAACTCGCGAGCAGAGCAGGGACCAGACGCGCGAACGTCTGCTGAAAGCCGCGCATCGCATTTTTCTGAAGAAAGGGTATGTGGCCGCGAGCGTCGAGGACATCGCGGCGGCCGCCGGCTACACGCGCGGCGCGTTCTACTCGAATTTCCGCAGCAAGTCCGACCTGTTGCTGGAATTGCTGGAGCGCAACCACGAGGAGGTGCAGGCCGACTTCGTCGCGATTTTCGAAGGGGGCGGCACGCGCGAGCAGATGGAATCGATGTCGCTCGCGTACTACCGGACGCTGTTTCGCGACGACGAGTACTCGCTGCTGTGGGGCGAGGCGAAGCTGCAGGCGGCGCGCGACGCGAAGTTCCGCGTGCGCTTCAACCAGTTCCTGCACGGCAAGCGCGTGCAGATGGCCGAATTCATCCAGCGCTTCGCCGAGCGCTCTGGCACGCCGCTGCTGCTGCCGGCCGATACGCTCGCGTTCGGGCTGATGTGCCTGTGCGACGGCGTGCAGTCGTACTACACCGCCGATCCGCAGCACGTGTCGGCCGACGTGGCCGAGTCGGTGCTTGGCGGGTTCTTCGCGCGGGTCGTGCTGGGGCGTGCGCCGGACTGA
- a CDS encoding MFS transporter, translated as MAANLAARRWWTIMPIVFITYSLAYLDRANYGFAAAAGINQDLGISKGLSSLIGALFFLGYFFFQIPGAIYAERRSVKKLVFVSLVLWGGCAALTGVVSNIPSLMAIRFVLGVVEAAVMPAMLIYISNWFTKNERSRANTFLILGNPVTVLWMSIVSGYLVHEFGWRHMFIAEGVPAVIWAVCWWFLVQDKPADSPWLSAQEKRDLDAALAAEQAAIKPVRNYGEAFRSPAVIKLCAQYFCWSIGVYGFVLWLPSIVKNGSDLGMVATGWLSALPYLAATIAMLAASWASDKVGSRRGFVWPFLLVGAAAFAASYALGSSHFWISYALLVVAGAAMYAPYGPFFAIVPELLPKNVAGGAMALINSMGALGSFVGSYFVGYLNGATGSPVASYAFMSAALVAAVILTLSVKPQARDAHPLAAPLQGK; from the coding sequence ATGGCAGCCAATCTCGCAGCCCGTCGGTGGTGGACGATCATGCCGATCGTCTTCATCACCTACAGCCTCGCTTACCTCGATCGCGCGAACTACGGGTTCGCGGCGGCGGCCGGCATCAACCAGGATCTCGGCATCAGCAAGGGCCTGTCGTCGCTGATCGGCGCGCTGTTCTTCCTCGGCTACTTCTTCTTCCAGATTCCCGGCGCGATCTACGCGGAACGCCGCAGCGTGAAGAAGCTCGTGTTCGTCAGCCTCGTGCTGTGGGGCGGCTGCGCGGCGCTGACCGGCGTGGTCAGCAACATCCCGTCGCTGATGGCGATCCGCTTCGTGCTGGGCGTCGTCGAGGCGGCCGTGATGCCGGCGATGCTGATCTACATCAGCAACTGGTTCACGAAGAACGAGCGCTCGCGCGCGAACACGTTCCTGATCCTCGGCAACCCGGTCACCGTGCTGTGGATGTCGATCGTGTCGGGCTATCTCGTGCATGAATTCGGCTGGCGCCACATGTTCATCGCCGAAGGCGTGCCGGCCGTCATCTGGGCCGTGTGCTGGTGGTTCCTCGTGCAGGACAAGCCGGCCGATTCGCCGTGGTTGAGCGCGCAGGAAAAGCGCGACCTCGACGCCGCGCTCGCGGCCGAGCAGGCGGCGATCAAGCCCGTGCGCAACTATGGCGAGGCGTTCCGTTCGCCGGCCGTGATCAAGCTGTGCGCGCAGTATTTTTGCTGGAGCATCGGCGTGTACGGCTTCGTGCTGTGGCTGCCGTCGATCGTGAAGAACGGTTCCGATCTCGGGATGGTCGCGACCGGCTGGCTGTCCGCGCTGCCGTACCTCGCGGCGACGATCGCGATGCTCGCCGCTTCGTGGGCATCCGACAAGGTTGGCTCGCGCCGCGGCTTCGTGTGGCCGTTCCTGCTGGTCGGCGCGGCCGCGTTCGCCGCGTCGTATGCGCTCGGTTCGTCGCATTTCTGGATTTCGTACGCGCTGCTGGTCGTCGCGGGCGCCGCGATGTATGCGCCGTACGGCCCGTTCTTCGCGATCGTGCCGGAACTGCTGCCGAAGAACGTCGCCGGCGGCGCGATGGCGCTGATCAACAGCATGGGCGCGCTCGGCTCGTTCGTCGGCTCGTACTTCGTCGGCTACCTGAACGGTGCGACCGGGTCGCCCGTCGCGTCGTACGCATTCATGAGCGCCGCGCTCGTCGCCGCGGTGATCCTCACGCTGTCCGTCAAACCCCAGGCGCGCGATGCGCATCCGCTCGCGGCGCCGCTGCAAGGAAAATGA
- a CDS encoding sugar kinase, with amino-acid sequence MKAALDVVTYGEAMAMFVATEPGHLAHAGQFAKRIAGADLNVAIGLSRLGFRVGWMSRVGRDSFGRYVLDTLAREGIDASCVTVDPRYPTGFQLKSRNDDGSDPTVEYFRKGSAASHLSCDDYVADYVLGARHLHLTGVAPAISATSCELAFRLAREMRAAGKTISFDPNLRPTLWPSADVMAKTLNALATLADWVLPGLAEGRQLTGHDRPADIAGFYLAQGVRGVVIKLGEQGAYFRTADGREGTVAGERVDKVVDTVGAGDGFAVGVVSALLEGRSVEQAVARGNRIGALAIQVIGDSEGLPTRDALDRLEKVSNHADRLEETVTAQ; translated from the coding sequence ATGAAAGCAGCACTCGATGTCGTGACCTACGGCGAAGCGATGGCGATGTTCGTCGCGACGGAGCCCGGCCATCTCGCGCACGCCGGGCAATTCGCGAAGCGGATCGCCGGCGCCGACCTGAATGTCGCGATCGGCCTGTCGCGGCTCGGTTTCCGGGTCGGCTGGATGAGCCGGGTCGGCCGCGATTCGTTCGGCCGCTACGTGCTTGACACGCTGGCGCGCGAGGGCATCGACGCGTCGTGCGTGACCGTCGACCCGCGCTACCCGACCGGTTTCCAGCTGAAGTCGCGCAACGACGACGGTAGCGACCCGACCGTCGAATATTTCCGCAAGGGTTCGGCGGCGAGCCACCTGTCGTGCGACGACTACGTGGCCGACTACGTGCTCGGCGCGCGCCACCTGCACCTGACCGGCGTCGCGCCGGCGATCTCGGCGACGTCGTGCGAACTCGCGTTCCGGCTCGCGCGCGAGATGCGTGCGGCCGGCAAGACGATCTCGTTCGACCCGAACCTGCGCCCGACGCTGTGGCCGTCCGCGGACGTGATGGCGAAGACGCTGAATGCGCTCGCGACGCTCGCCGACTGGGTGCTGCCGGGCCTCGCCGAAGGGCGGCAACTCACCGGGCACGACAGGCCGGCCGACATCGCGGGCTTCTATCTCGCGCAGGGCGTGCGCGGCGTCGTGATCAAGCTCGGCGAGCAGGGCGCGTATTTCCGCACGGCCGACGGCCGCGAAGGCACGGTCGCCGGCGAGCGCGTCGACAAGGTCGTCGATACGGTCGGCGCCGGCGACGGCTTCGCGGTCGGCGTGGTCAGCGCGCTGCTCGAAGGGCGCAGCGTCGAGCAGGCGGTCGCACGCGGCAACCGGATCGGTGCGCTCGCGATCCAGGTGATCGGCGATTCGGAAGGATTGCCGACGCGCGACGCGCTCGACCGACTCGAAAAGGTCAGCAATCACGCCGATCGCTTAGAGGAAACCGTCACCGCGCAATGA
- a CDS encoding ClcB-like voltage-gated chloride channel protein → MLSFLLKLRTRARTLFRLSDAHTMLIWSAIVGVGGAFATMAFREGIDLMQRLISGHSGSFVQMAKSLPWYLRFWMPAAGGFLAGCVLLLATRGDKEAAKTDYMESVALGNGVVPVRQSLWRSVSSLLTIGSGGSIGREGPMVQLAALAASLVGRFAHFDPPRLRLLVACGAAAGITSAYNAPIAGAFFVSEIVLGTIAMESFGPMVVASVVANIVMREFAGYRPPYEMPVFPAVTGAEVLPFVVLGALCGVLAPQFLHLLDASKTQFKRLPVPLPVRLALGGLVVGVISVWIPDVWGNGYSVVNHILHAPWTWQALVAVLVFKVIATAATAGSGAIGGVFTPTLFVGAVFGSLFGLAMDALWPGHTSAYFAYAIVGMGAFMAGATQAPLMAILMIFEMTLSYQVVLPLLVSCVFAYFVARATGTTSMYEITQHHYQDAQERQRLRTTQMRELIQPAQTVVPLTASVADMTRVFLEYPVKYLYVTDDAGRFRGAVALKDITSDLLDKRDTTDKTAAHYAHTPFPLLTPDMPLATALQRFMAFQGERLPVIESEAEPTLAGVVYKTSLLDAYRRMTGER, encoded by the coding sequence GTGCTCTCGTTCCTGCTGAAGCTGCGCACTCGCGCCCGAACGCTGTTCCGCCTGTCGGACGCCCATACGATGCTGATCTGGTCGGCCATCGTCGGCGTCGGCGGCGCCTTTGCGACGATGGCGTTTCGCGAAGGCATCGACCTGATGCAGCGGTTGATCTCGGGGCACAGCGGCAGCTTCGTGCAGATGGCGAAGAGCCTGCCGTGGTACCTGCGGTTCTGGATGCCGGCCGCGGGCGGCTTCCTCGCCGGCTGCGTGCTGCTGCTCGCGACGCGCGGCGACAAGGAGGCCGCCAAGACCGACTACATGGAGTCGGTCGCGCTCGGCAACGGCGTCGTGCCGGTACGGCAGAGCCTGTGGCGCAGCGTGTCGTCGCTGCTGACGATCGGCAGCGGCGGCTCGATCGGCCGCGAAGGCCCGATGGTGCAGCTCGCGGCGCTCGCCGCGTCGCTCGTCGGCCGCTTCGCGCACTTCGACCCGCCGCGCCTGCGCCTGCTGGTCGCGTGCGGGGCGGCGGCCGGCATCACGTCCGCGTACAACGCGCCGATCGCCGGCGCCTTTTTCGTGTCGGAAATCGTGCTCGGCACGATCGCGATGGAGAGCTTCGGGCCGATGGTCGTCGCGTCGGTCGTCGCGAACATCGTGATGCGCGAATTCGCCGGCTATCGGCCGCCGTACGAGATGCCGGTGTTTCCGGCCGTGACCGGCGCCGAGGTGCTGCCGTTCGTCGTGCTCGGCGCGCTGTGCGGCGTGCTCGCGCCGCAGTTCCTGCACCTGCTCGACGCGTCGAAGACGCAGTTCAAGCGGCTGCCCGTGCCGTTGCCCGTGCGGCTCGCGCTCGGCGGCCTGGTCGTCGGCGTGATCTCGGTGTGGATTCCGGACGTGTGGGGCAACGGCTACAGCGTCGTGAACCACATCCTCCATGCGCCGTGGACCTGGCAGGCGCTCGTCGCGGTCCTCGTGTTCAAGGTAATCGCGACCGCCGCGACGGCCGGCTCGGGCGCGATCGGCGGCGTATTCACGCCGACGCTGTTCGTCGGCGCCGTGTTCGGCTCGCTGTTCGGGCTCGCGATGGACGCGCTGTGGCCCGGCCATACGTCCGCGTATTTCGCGTACGCGATCGTCGGGATGGGCGCGTTCATGGCGGGCGCCACGCAGGCGCCGCTGATGGCGATCCTGATGATCTTCGAGATGACGCTGAGCTATCAGGTCGTGCTGCCGCTGCTGGTGTCGTGCGTGTTCGCGTATTTCGTCGCGCGCGCGACCGGCACGACGTCGATGTACGAAATCACGCAGCACCACTACCAGGACGCGCAGGAGCGACAGCGGCTGCGTACCACGCAGATGCGCGAGCTGATCCAGCCCGCGCAGACGGTCGTGCCGCTCACCGCGAGCGTCGCCGACATGACGCGCGTGTTTCTCGAATATCCGGTGAAGTATCTGTACGTGACCGACGATGCCGGGCGCTTTCGCGGCGCGGTCGCGTTGAAGGACATCACGTCCGATTTGCTCGACAAGCGCGACACGACCGACAAGACGGCCGCGCACTACGCGCACACGCCGTTTCCGCTGCTCACGCCCGACATGCCGCTCGCGACCGCGCTCCAGCGCTTCATGGCATTCCAGGGCGAACGCCTGCCGGTGATCGAGAGCGAAGCCGAGCCGACGCTCGCGGGCGTGGTCTACAAGACGTCGCTGCTCGACGCGTACCGGCGGATGACCGGCGAACGCTGA
- a CDS encoding sugar phosphate isomerase/epimerase family protein, translating to MADIVIVASAFGMDRVRQEGHSAFIATVAASGATGFEVRRELFASDDDTAPGALAALGAQIAGHGLWSVYSTPDSLYTQTGALDVDALRDALAQADALGARFVKFQLGGFAGDAHAAEIVALSRGARARVVVENGQPEIGGAFAQFRGLFDALADAGLPDALGMTFDIGNWQWRGEAPLDCAQVLAPHVEYIHCKTIEGEGARRFAVAPAPNDPLVTGVLAALPQHAPRGIEFPFDAADLAGDACRRVAWLATA from the coding sequence ATGGCAGACATCGTGATCGTGGCGAGCGCATTCGGGATGGACCGGGTGCGCCAAGAGGGCCACAGTGCATTCATCGCGACCGTGGCGGCATCCGGCGCGACCGGTTTCGAGGTGCGGCGCGAACTGTTCGCGTCGGACGACGATACGGCGCCCGGCGCGCTGGCCGCGCTCGGTGCGCAGATCGCCGGCCACGGACTGTGGTCGGTCTATTCGACCCCCGACTCGCTGTATACCCAAACGGGTGCGCTCGACGTCGACGCCTTGCGCGACGCACTCGCGCAAGCCGACGCGCTCGGCGCGCGCTTCGTGAAATTCCAGCTCGGCGGCTTCGCCGGCGACGCGCATGCGGCCGAGATCGTCGCGCTGTCGCGCGGGGCGCGGGCTCGCGTGGTGGTCGAGAACGGCCAGCCCGAGATCGGCGGCGCGTTCGCGCAGTTCCGCGGGCTGTTCGACGCGCTCGCCGATGCCGGCCTGCCCGATGCGCTCGGGATGACCTTCGACATCGGCAACTGGCAGTGGCGCGGTGAAGCGCCGCTCGACTGCGCGCAGGTGCTCGCGCCGCACGTGGAATACATTCATTGCAAGACCATCGAAGGCGAGGGCGCGCGTCGTTTCGCCGTTGCGCCGGCGCCGAACGATCCGCTCGTGACCGGCGTGCTCGCGGCGCTGCCGCAGCACGCGCCGCGCGGCATCGAGTTCCCGTTCGACGCGGCCGACCTGGCGGGCGATGCCTGCCGGCGGGTCGCGTGGCTCGCGACCGCGTGA
- a CDS encoding 2-hydroxyacid dehydrogenase — protein MKPRIVAYKPLPDDVLAYLREHADVVQADGADALAAALGDADGAIGASLKVTPQMLDRAPRLKAWSTISVGYDNFDVADFTRRGIVLAHTPDVLTESTADTVFSLILASARRVVELAEWVKAGNWHRSIGPDLYGTDVQGKTLGIVGLGRIGGAVARRAALGFRMQVLYANRSAHAEAETQYGARRVTLDELLAQSDFVCLQVPLSPDTRHLIGAPEFAKMKRGAILINASRGPVVDEAALVDALRAGTIRGAGLDVFEKEPLPADSPLLQMKNVVALPHIGSATHETRHAMARCAAENLVGALAGTLRTNLVNPDALAHA, from the coding sequence ATGAAGCCCCGTATCGTCGCGTACAAGCCGCTGCCCGATGACGTTCTCGCGTACCTGCGCGAGCATGCGGACGTCGTGCAGGCCGACGGCGCCGACGCGCTCGCCGCCGCGCTCGGCGACGCGGACGGCGCGATCGGCGCGAGCCTGAAGGTCACGCCGCAGATGCTCGATCGCGCGCCGCGGCTGAAGGCGTGGTCGACGATCTCGGTCGGTTACGACAACTTCGACGTCGCCGATTTCACGCGGCGCGGCATCGTGCTCGCGCATACGCCGGACGTGCTGACCGAGTCGACGGCCGATACGGTGTTTTCGCTGATCCTGGCCTCCGCGCGGCGCGTGGTCGAACTGGCCGAATGGGTGAAGGCCGGCAACTGGCATCGCAGCATCGGCCCGGACCTGTACGGCACCGACGTGCAGGGCAAGACGCTCGGCATCGTCGGGCTCGGGCGGATCGGCGGCGCGGTCGCGCGCCGCGCGGCGCTCGGCTTCCGGATGCAGGTGTTGTACGCGAACCGGTCCGCGCATGCCGAGGCCGAGACGCAGTACGGCGCCCGGCGCGTGACGCTCGACGAGTTGCTCGCGCAGTCCGATTTCGTGTGCCTGCAGGTGCCGCTGTCGCCCGACACGCGCCACCTGATCGGCGCGCCCGAATTCGCGAAGATGAAACGCGGCGCGATCCTGATCAATGCATCGCGCGGGCCCGTGGTCGACGAAGCCGCGCTGGTCGACGCGCTGCGCGCGGGGACGATCCGCGGCGCGGGGCTCGACGTGTTCGAGAAGGAGCCGCTGCCGGCGGATTCGCCGCTGCTGCAGATGAAGAACGTCGTCGCGCTGCCGCATATCGGCTCGGCGACGCACGAGACGCGCCATGCGATGGCGCGCTGCGCCGCGGAAAACCTCGTCGGCGCGCTGGCCGGCACGCTGCGCACGAATCTCGTCAATCCGGATGCGCTGGCGCACGCCTGA
- a CDS encoding LysR family transcriptional regulator, translated as MTPDQLITFAAVAEHLNISRAAVALHLSQPAVSGQLRLLQDEFGESLYQRDGRGIRLTPVGEQLAQYAKAQRDTFAQARAFRDAVRGLEAGTLRIGASTTPASYLLPYLIAAFQPHAPRVSIQTMSGNTADVVAALPSLDIALIEGPPGEALPPGTAVHAWHEDEIVAIVPAGHPLAAPGYDAGVTLDALAAHPLVLREAGSAVRQLVERAFAHGGAPMRVAFEIAGVEAVKEAVRAGMGVGFVSAMSLRHEDAALVPRSLAPAPLTRHFSILVPHGGAPSRVAAQFLEMSLAQDLA; from the coding sequence ATGACCCCGGATCAACTGATAACGTTCGCCGCCGTCGCCGAGCATCTGAACATCAGCCGCGCCGCCGTGGCGCTGCATCTGTCGCAGCCGGCCGTGTCGGGCCAGTTGCGGCTGCTGCAGGATGAGTTCGGCGAGTCGCTGTACCAGCGCGACGGCCGCGGCATCCGCCTGACGCCGGTCGGCGAACAGCTCGCGCAATACGCGAAGGCGCAGCGCGACACGTTCGCGCAGGCGCGTGCGTTTCGCGACGCGGTGCGCGGGCTGGAAGCCGGCACGCTGCGCATCGGCGCGAGCACGACGCCCGCGAGCTACCTGCTGCCGTACCTGATCGCGGCGTTCCAGCCGCACGCGCCGCGCGTGTCGATCCAGACGATGAGCGGCAATACGGCCGACGTGGTCGCGGCGCTGCCGTCGCTCGACATCGCGCTGATCGAAGGGCCGCCCGGCGAGGCGCTGCCGCCGGGCACGGCCGTGCACGCGTGGCACGAGGACGAGATCGTCGCGATCGTGCCGGCCGGCCATCCGCTCGCGGCGCCCGGCTACGACGCGGGCGTGACGCTCGACGCGCTGGCCGCGCATCCGCTCGTGCTGCGCGAGGCGGGCTCCGCGGTGCGGCAGCTCGTCGAACGCGCGTTCGCGCATGGCGGCGCGCCGATGCGTGTCGCGTTCGAGATCGCGGGGGTCGAGGCGGTGAAGGAGGCCGTGCGCGCGGGGATGGGTGTCGGGTTCGTGTCCGCGATGTCGCTGCGTCACGAGGATGCGGCGCTCGTGCCGCGCTCGCTGGCGCCCGCGCCGCTCACGCGGCATTTCTCGATTCTCGTGCCGCATGGCGGCGCGCCGTCGCGGGTCGCCGCGCAATTCCTCGAAATGAGTCTCGCGCAGGACCTCGCATAG
- a CDS encoding YeiH family protein yields MSTAPTPPLSHAAPSMRGQLNGVLFVALFAAAVTSLSELPAIAGLGLSPLIVGIVAGALYGNALRDGMPASWAAGVNFSARKLLRIAVAFFGLRVSLQEIAQVGLPGLAVSVLIVVSTLAIGTWVGMKLMKLDRDAALLTAAGSAICGAAAVLAFESTLQSKPHQSAMAVGSVVLFGTLSMFLYPLAYHAGLLNLDPAGLGLFFGGTIHEVAQVVGAASDISPEVVHVATIVKMTRVMLLVPVLLALGWWLARSSRSARAAHDTAGGTQRQRKVAVPWFALGFLGFVIVNSLNVLPADVTHTLNVLDTFALTMAMTALGIETRVAQIRAAGPRALMTGLILNVWLIAGGYGITWAVQHWLG; encoded by the coding sequence ATGTCCACTGCTCCGACTCCCCCTCTCAGCCACGCCGCGCCGTCGATGCGCGGCCAGTTGAACGGCGTGCTGTTCGTCGCGCTATTCGCCGCCGCCGTCACGAGCCTGTCCGAGCTTCCCGCGATCGCGGGGCTCGGCCTGTCGCCGCTGATCGTCGGCATCGTCGCCGGCGCGCTGTACGGCAACGCACTGCGCGACGGCATGCCGGCCAGCTGGGCGGCCGGCGTCAATTTCTCCGCCCGCAAGCTGCTGCGCATCGCGGTCGCGTTCTTCGGCTTGCGCGTGAGCCTGCAGGAGATCGCGCAGGTCGGGCTGCCGGGCCTCGCGGTGTCGGTACTGATCGTCGTCAGCACGCTCGCGATCGGCACCTGGGTCGGCATGAAGCTGATGAAGCTCGACCGCGACGCCGCGCTGCTGACCGCCGCCGGCAGCGCGATCTGCGGCGCGGCCGCGGTGCTCGCGTTCGAGTCGACGCTGCAGTCGAAGCCGCACCAGAGCGCGATGGCGGTGGGCAGCGTCGTGCTGTTCGGCACGCTGTCGATGTTCCTGTATCCGCTCGCCTACCACGCCGGGCTGCTGAACCTCGATCCGGCCGGCCTCGGCCTGTTCTTCGGCGGCACGATCCACGAAGTCGCGCAGGTGGTCGGCGCGGCGAGCGACATCAGCCCGGAGGTCGTGCACGTCGCGACGATCGTGAAGATGACGCGCGTGATGCTGCTGGTGCCCGTGCTGCTCGCGCTCGGCTGGTGGCTCGCCCGTTCGTCCCGTTCCGCGCGCGCGGCTCACGACACGGCCGGCGGCACGCAACGCCAGCGCAAGGTGGCGGTGCCCTGGTTCGCGCTCGGCTTCCTCGGCTTCGTGATCGTCAATTCGCTGAACGTATTGCCCGCGGACGTCACGCATACGCTGAACGTGCTCGACACCTTCGCGCTGACGATGGCCATGACCGCACTCGGCATCGAGACGCGCGTCGCGCAGATCCGCGCAGCCGGCCCGCGTGCACTGATGACCGGCCTGATCCTGAACGTGTGGCTGATCGCCGGCGGCTACGGGATCACCTGGGCCGTGCAGCACTGGCTTGGCTGA